Proteins from one Impatiens glandulifera chromosome 2, dImpGla2.1, whole genome shotgun sequence genomic window:
- the LOC124924410 gene encoding rRNA 2'-O-methyltransferase fibrillarin-like — translation MESMELFKNQMIEIQGSPRRSDGEPSRRGDGVLTDTRSKRAPTNDKNPRPTKRGRGRSSSDCGGRSNSGGRGGQSGSDRRGRTSGGDRGGRSSGSGRGGHALPPF, via the exons ATGGAATCAATGGAATTATTCAAGAATCAGATGATTGAAATTCAAGGTAGCCCGAGAAGATCTGATG GTGAGCCTAGTAGAAGAGGTGACGGTGTATTAACCGACACCAGATCTAAGCGAGCACCAACCAATGATAAAAATCCAAGGCCAACCAAAAGAGGCAGAGGTAGAAGCAGTAGTGATTGCGGAGGCCGAAGCAATAGTGGTGGTCGAGGTGGGCAATCTGGTAGTGATCGCAGAGGTCGTACCAgtggcggtgatcgtggtgggagatctagtggaagcggtcgtggtggtcatGCTCTTCCTCCGTTTTAA
- the LOC124924409 gene encoding uncharacterized protein LOC124924409: MWFIITEGPLKIEKARSKWTYEDKRKNNLENIAKDILYKILDDNMLNKIITCSTTKYIWEKLTQLCEDNEQTKENRLMAATQQFNNLKMRPRETTTKFDERFNKIITTLSTLGKTYNNRDVAIKVTRALPREWDI; encoded by the coding sequence atgtggtttaTCATCACCGAAGGTCCgttaaagattgagaaggctaGATCTAAGTGGACCTATGAAGATAAgagaaagaacaacctcgaAAACATAGCAAAAGACATTCTCTACAAGATATTGGATGACAACATGTTAAACAAGATCATCACATGCTCCACTACCAAATATATTTGGGAGAAACtgactcaactgtgtgaggacAATGAGcaaactaaagaaaatagaCTCATGGCTGCCACACAGCAGTTCAATAACTTGAAGATGCGTCCTAGAGAGACGACGACTAAGTTCGATGAAAGATTCAACAAGATTATCACCACTCTTTCCACCTTGGGCAAGACTTACAACAACAGAGATGTTGCAATTAAAGTTACGCGTGCTCTGCCCAGGGAGTGGGATATCTAG